In Coregonus clupeaformis isolate EN_2021a unplaced genomic scaffold, ASM2061545v1 scaf0083, whole genome shotgun sequence, the following are encoded in one genomic region:
- the LOC121555864 gene encoding uncharacterized protein LOC121555864 isoform X4, which produces MPLVRFLRRMSSLPQPRHVIWETEELVAYLHPRPWTPGTTILEPKTPRGPGEEPSPAQGSLFRLGEGAYLGLLLGARAVGALLCERLGVKRCALVCRPCPDSHSPPQIRVLPLHGLDSEWRPHLAGDEHYTHHDPGYVTSKSGPRWTDTSLQEIQAEIRAQLPAPDALPNLTFLGEDPSHPGLFSRIVRGEEQQWRVWENEGHVAFLTPFPNAPGLTVLVPRRPLTSDIFRLEEADYTSLALATRKVARILEEGLGAWGVGLIFEGFEIDYAHAKLIPLLSPPSSHQVDGGSTTTTSSSPPPQAQFSATYPGFVTSEDGPEASLECLKELQAKITQ; this is translated from the exons ATGCCGCTTGTACGGTTTCTAAGAAG GATGTCATCTCTTCCCCAACCTCGTCATGTGATCTGGGAGACAGAGGAGCTGGTGGCCTACCTCCACCCCCGGCCATGGACCCCAG GCACTACCATCCTGGAGCCGAAGACCCCCAGGGGCCCCGGTGAGGAACCAAGCCCAGCTCAGGGCAGTCTCTTCAGGCTGGGGGAGGGAGCCTACCTGGGGCTGCTGCTGGGGGCCAGGGCGGTGGGGGCCCTGCTGTGTGAGAGGCTGGGGGTGAAGAGATGTGCCCTGGTCTGCAGGCCCTGCCCAGACAGTCATAGTCCACCCCAG ATCCGGGTGCTGCCACTACACGGCCTGGACAGCGAGTGGCGCCCCCACCTGGCAGGAGACGAGCACTACACACACCACGACCCCGGCTACGTCACCTCTAAAAGCGGCCCTCGCTGGACTGACACATCCCTCCAGGAGATCCAGGCCGAGATCCGGGCCCAGCTCCCTGCCCCCGATGCCCTACCAAACCTCACCTTCCTGGGGGAAGACCCTTCGCACCCCGGCCTCTTCTCCCGGATCGTCCGTGGAGAAGAGCAGCAGTGGAGGGTGTGGGAGAATGAGGGACACGTGGCGTTCCTCACCCCCTTCCCCAACGCCCCCGGTCTCACTGTACTGGTCCCCCGTCGACCTCTGACCTCGGATATATTTAGACTCGAAGAGGCAGATTATACAAGTTTGGCACTTGCAACCCGGAAGGTGGCCAGGATTTTGGAGGAGGGGCTAGGAGCATGGGGGGTGGGGTTGATATTCGAGGGGTTTGAGATTGACTACGCTCATGCTAAATTGATACCTCTGCTCTCTCCGCCCTCCTCTCACCAGGTTGATGGgggctccaccaccaccaccagcagctcTCCACCTCCTCAGGCCCAGTTTAGTGCCACCTATCCTGGGTTCGTAACCTCGGAGGATGGCCCTGAGGCAAGCCTGGAGTGTTTGAAGGAGTTACAGGCCAAAATCACACAGTAA
- the LOC121555864 gene encoding uncharacterized protein LOC121555864 isoform X1: MPLVRFLRRYSKLPIFLPLYFPLSPPLSFPPSLPPLCLFPLFPSSIRMSSLPQPRHVIWETEELVAYLHPRPWTPGTTILEPKTPRGPGEEPSPAQGSLFRLGEGAYLGLLLGARAVGALLCERLGVKRCALVCRPCPDSHSPPQIRVLPLHGLDSEWRPHLAGDEHYTHHDPGYVTSKSGPRWTDTSLQEIQAEIRAQLPAPDALPNLTFLGEDPSHPGLFSRIVRGEEQQWRVWENEGHVAFLTPFPNAPGLTVLVPRRPLTSDIFRLEEADYTSLALATRKVARILEEGLGAWGVGLIFEGFEIDYAHAKLIPLLSPPSSHQVDGGSTTTTSSSPPPQAQFSATYPGFVTSEDGPEASLECLKELQAKITQ; encoded by the exons ATGCCGCTTGTACGGTTTCTAAGAAGGTACAGTAA ACTTCCCATCTTTCTCCCCCTCtatttccctctttctccccccctctccttccctccctctcttcctcccctctgtctTTTCCCCTTGTTCCCTTCCTCCATCAGGATGTCATCTCTTCCCCAACCTCGTCATGTGATCTGGGAGACAGAGGAGCTGGTGGCCTACCTCCACCCCCGGCCATGGACCCCAG GCACTACCATCCTGGAGCCGAAGACCCCCAGGGGCCCCGGTGAGGAACCAAGCCCAGCTCAGGGCAGTCTCTTCAGGCTGGGGGAGGGAGCCTACCTGGGGCTGCTGCTGGGGGCCAGGGCGGTGGGGGCCCTGCTGTGTGAGAGGCTGGGGGTGAAGAGATGTGCCCTGGTCTGCAGGCCCTGCCCAGACAGTCATAGTCCACCCCAG ATCCGGGTGCTGCCACTACACGGCCTGGACAGCGAGTGGCGCCCCCACCTGGCAGGAGACGAGCACTACACACACCACGACCCCGGCTACGTCACCTCTAAAAGCGGCCCTCGCTGGACTGACACATCCCTCCAGGAGATCCAGGCCGAGATCCGGGCCCAGCTCCCTGCCCCCGATGCCCTACCAAACCTCACCTTCCTGGGGGAAGACCCTTCGCACCCCGGCCTCTTCTCCCGGATCGTCCGTGGAGAAGAGCAGCAGTGGAGGGTGTGGGAGAATGAGGGACACGTGGCGTTCCTCACCCCCTTCCCCAACGCCCCCGGTCTCACTGTACTGGTCCCCCGTCGACCTCTGACCTCGGATATATTTAGACTCGAAGAGGCAGATTATACAAGTTTGGCACTTGCAACCCGGAAGGTGGCCAGGATTTTGGAGGAGGGGCTAGGAGCATGGGGGGTGGGGTTGATATTCGAGGGGTTTGAGATTGACTACGCTCATGCTAAATTGATACCTCTGCTCTCTCCGCCCTCCTCTCACCAGGTTGATGGgggctccaccaccaccaccagcagctcTCCACCTCCTCAGGCCCAGTTTAGTGCCACCTATCCTGGGTTCGTAACCTCGGAGGATGGCCCTGAGGCAAGCCTGGAGTGTTTGAAGGAGTTACAGGCCAAAATCACACAGTAA
- the LOC121555864 gene encoding uncharacterized protein LOC121555864 isoform X2 yields the protein MPLVRFLRRLPIFLPLYFPLSPPLSFPPSLPPLCLFPLFPSSIRMSSLPQPRHVIWETEELVAYLHPRPWTPGTTILEPKTPRGPGEEPSPAQGSLFRLGEGAYLGLLLGARAVGALLCERLGVKRCALVCRPCPDSHSPPQIRVLPLHGLDSEWRPHLAGDEHYTHHDPGYVTSKSGPRWTDTSLQEIQAEIRAQLPAPDALPNLTFLGEDPSHPGLFSRIVRGEEQQWRVWENEGHVAFLTPFPNAPGLTVLVPRRPLTSDIFRLEEADYTSLALATRKVARILEEGLGAWGVGLIFEGFEIDYAHAKLIPLLSPPSSHQVDGGSTTTTSSSPPPQAQFSATYPGFVTSEDGPEASLECLKELQAKITQ from the exons ATGCCGCTTGTACGGTTTCTAAGAAG ACTTCCCATCTTTCTCCCCCTCtatttccctctttctccccccctctccttccctccctctcttcctcccctctgtctTTTCCCCTTGTTCCCTTCCTCCATCAGGATGTCATCTCTTCCCCAACCTCGTCATGTGATCTGGGAGACAGAGGAGCTGGTGGCCTACCTCCACCCCCGGCCATGGACCCCAG GCACTACCATCCTGGAGCCGAAGACCCCCAGGGGCCCCGGTGAGGAACCAAGCCCAGCTCAGGGCAGTCTCTTCAGGCTGGGGGAGGGAGCCTACCTGGGGCTGCTGCTGGGGGCCAGGGCGGTGGGGGCCCTGCTGTGTGAGAGGCTGGGGGTGAAGAGATGTGCCCTGGTCTGCAGGCCCTGCCCAGACAGTCATAGTCCACCCCAG ATCCGGGTGCTGCCACTACACGGCCTGGACAGCGAGTGGCGCCCCCACCTGGCAGGAGACGAGCACTACACACACCACGACCCCGGCTACGTCACCTCTAAAAGCGGCCCTCGCTGGACTGACACATCCCTCCAGGAGATCCAGGCCGAGATCCGGGCCCAGCTCCCTGCCCCCGATGCCCTACCAAACCTCACCTTCCTGGGGGAAGACCCTTCGCACCCCGGCCTCTTCTCCCGGATCGTCCGTGGAGAAGAGCAGCAGTGGAGGGTGTGGGAGAATGAGGGACACGTGGCGTTCCTCACCCCCTTCCCCAACGCCCCCGGTCTCACTGTACTGGTCCCCCGTCGACCTCTGACCTCGGATATATTTAGACTCGAAGAGGCAGATTATACAAGTTTGGCACTTGCAACCCGGAAGGTGGCCAGGATTTTGGAGGAGGGGCTAGGAGCATGGGGGGTGGGGTTGATATTCGAGGGGTTTGAGATTGACTACGCTCATGCTAAATTGATACCTCTGCTCTCTCCGCCCTCCTCTCACCAGGTTGATGGgggctccaccaccaccaccagcagctcTCCACCTCCTCAGGCCCAGTTTAGTGCCACCTATCCTGGGTTCGTAACCTCGGAGGATGGCCCTGAGGCAAGCCTGGAGTGTTTGAAGGAGTTACAGGCCAAAATCACACAGTAA
- the LOC121555864 gene encoding uncharacterized protein LOC121555864 isoform X5: MSSLPQPRHVIWETEELVAYLHPRPWTPGTTILEPKTPRGPGEEPSPAQGSLFRLGEGAYLGLLLGARAVGALLCERLGVKRCALVCRPCPDSHSPPQIRVLPLHGLDSEWRPHLAGDEHYTHHDPGYVTSKSGPRWTDTSLQEIQAEIRAQLPAPDALPNLTFLGEDPSHPGLFSRIVRGEEQQWRVWENEGHVAFLTPFPNAPGLTVLVPRRPLTSDIFRLEEADYTSLALATRKVARILEEGLGAWGVGLIFEGFEIDYAHAKLIPLLSPPSSHQVDGGSTTTTSSSPPPQAQFSATYPGFVTSEDGPEASLECLKELQAKITQ; the protein is encoded by the exons ATGTCATCTCTTCCCCAACCTCGTCATGTGATCTGGGAGACAGAGGAGCTGGTGGCCTACCTCCACCCCCGGCCATGGACCCCAG GCACTACCATCCTGGAGCCGAAGACCCCCAGGGGCCCCGGTGAGGAACCAAGCCCAGCTCAGGGCAGTCTCTTCAGGCTGGGGGAGGGAGCCTACCTGGGGCTGCTGCTGGGGGCCAGGGCGGTGGGGGCCCTGCTGTGTGAGAGGCTGGGGGTGAAGAGATGTGCCCTGGTCTGCAGGCCCTGCCCAGACAGTCATAGTCCACCCCAG ATCCGGGTGCTGCCACTACACGGCCTGGACAGCGAGTGGCGCCCCCACCTGGCAGGAGACGAGCACTACACACACCACGACCCCGGCTACGTCACCTCTAAAAGCGGCCCTCGCTGGACTGACACATCCCTCCAGGAGATCCAGGCCGAGATCCGGGCCCAGCTCCCTGCCCCCGATGCCCTACCAAACCTCACCTTCCTGGGGGAAGACCCTTCGCACCCCGGCCTCTTCTCCCGGATCGTCCGTGGAGAAGAGCAGCAGTGGAGGGTGTGGGAGAATGAGGGACACGTGGCGTTCCTCACCCCCTTCCCCAACGCCCCCGGTCTCACTGTACTGGTCCCCCGTCGACCTCTGACCTCGGATATATTTAGACTCGAAGAGGCAGATTATACAAGTTTGGCACTTGCAACCCGGAAGGTGGCCAGGATTTTGGAGGAGGGGCTAGGAGCATGGGGGGTGGGGTTGATATTCGAGGGGTTTGAGATTGACTACGCTCATGCTAAATTGATACCTCTGCTCTCTCCGCCCTCCTCTCACCAGGTTGATGGgggctccaccaccaccaccagcagctcTCCACCTCCTCAGGCCCAGTTTAGTGCCACCTATCCTGGGTTCGTAACCTCGGAGGATGGCCCTGAGGCAAGCCTGGAGTGTTTGAAGGAGTTACAGGCCAAAATCACACAGTAA
- the atf4a gene encoding cyclic AMP-dependent transcription factor ATF-4 isoform X2: protein MSLLSSQLALEDVGAQLLDNWFLTADPMGPRLDQDEEDDLPPSLSFSSSSSLSPSFSLSPSPSHLSFSPPPPSFLVSSKAGSGVEDQLMPLTPWLEASELLDAHMGTNGCRDDAFSGMDWMAEKIDLSDFDLDSLIGSCCSDAPPSSPEELLASLETHMDLDLVHPFTVPIPAPREELLASLGSPLADLPPLVLPSLELPEEEVKDEVRGPVVTVQDQEVVVKSEPQSPAPLSPAPLSMGYTLELGSEVDVDVLEVETTDTPTTIIPEPSYRLQTTAPVVLSGHFVVVLSPKEEPTILPTSTLSSSASSSCDDQSDDSDSGIDSVSGSPPRHPSSSPSPSPSIAGSSRTKPYSKPDPKTTSPTTLSGKVKSVSGAPKVVEKKLKKMEQNKTAATRYRQKKKGEQEVLSAECSELEQRNRELAEKAEGISREIQYLRDLMEEVRSAKNRKKTAVSVA, encoded by the exons ATGTCCCTGTTGAGTTCCCAACTGGCCTTGGAGGACGTTGGGGCCCAGTTACTGGACAACTGGTTTCTGACGGCTGACCCCATGGGGCCCCGTCTGGACCAAGATGAAGAGGATgatctacccccctctctctccttctcttcttccag ctccctctctccctcctttagtttgtctccttccccctcccatctctcgttctccccccctcctccctcgttCCTGGTGAGCAGCAAGGCCGGGTCCGGGGTAGAGGATCAACTGATGCCGTTGACTCCATGGCTGGAAGCTAGCGAGCTGCTCGATGCCCACATGGGAACAAACGGCTGCAGAG ATGATGCGTTTTCGGGCATGGACTGGATGGCTGAGAAGATAGACCTGAGTGATTTCGACCTGGACTCTCTGATTGGCTCCTGTTGTTCCGATGCCCCGCCCAGTTCCCCCGAGGAGCTCCTGGCCTCCCTGGAGACCCACATGGACCTAGACCTGGTACACCCTTTCACTGTCCCAATCCCTGCCCCACGCGAGGAGCTCCTGGCCTCCCTGGGCAGCCCTCTGGCCGACCTACCCCCTTTGGTTCTCCCCTCCCTGGAGCTCCCTGAAGAAGAGGTAAAGGATGAGGTCAGAGGTCCAGTGGTGACGGTTCAGGATCAAGAGGTTGTGGTGAAGTCTGAGCCACAGTCCCCAGCACCCCTTTCTCCGGCTCCCCTCTCCATGGGGTATACCCTCGAGCTGGGGAGCGAAGTGGACGTTGATGTCTTGGAAGTCGAGACCACCGACACTCCAACCACCATCATCCCGGAGCCCAGCTACCGCCTCCAGACCACCGCCCCTGTTGTCCTCTCCGGCCACTTCGTGGTGGTCCTCTCCCCTAAAGAGGAGCCAACCATCCTCCCCACATCAACCCTCTCTTCCTCAGCCTCCAGTAGCTGTGATGACCAGTCTGATGACAGCGATTCTGGCATCGACTCTGTATCTGGCTCCCCTCCTCGCCACCCAtcttcatccccctctccttctccctccatagCCGGGTCCTCCAGGACCAAACCCTACTCCAAACCCGACCCCAAGACTACATCCCCCACAACCCTCAGTGGCAAGGTCAAATCAGTATCCGGGGCACCCAAGGTCGTGGAGAAGAAACTCAAGAAGATGGAGCAGAACAAGACGGCGGCGACACGCTACCGACAGAAGAAGAAGGGCGAACAGGAAGTGCTGAGTGCAGAGTGTTCCGAGCTGGAGCAGAGGAACCGTGAGCTGGCAGAGAAGGCTGAAGGCATCAGCAGAGAGATCCAGTACCTCAGAGATCTGATGGAGGAGGTCCGCTCAGCCAAGAACAGGAAGAAGACCGCTGTTAGTGTGGCGTAG
- the LOC121555864 gene encoding uncharacterized protein LOC121555864 isoform X3: MLSNTATAFTRNRKLTEQRLLLRMSSLPQPRHVIWETEELVAYLHPRPWTPGTTILEPKTPRGPGEEPSPAQGSLFRLGEGAYLGLLLGARAVGALLCERLGVKRCALVCRPCPDSHSPPQIRVLPLHGLDSEWRPHLAGDEHYTHHDPGYVTSKSGPRWTDTSLQEIQAEIRAQLPAPDALPNLTFLGEDPSHPGLFSRIVRGEEQQWRVWENEGHVAFLTPFPNAPGLTVLVPRRPLTSDIFRLEEADYTSLALATRKVARILEEGLGAWGVGLIFEGFEIDYAHAKLIPLLSPPSSHQVDGGSTTTTSSSPPPQAQFSATYPGFVTSEDGPEASLECLKELQAKITQ, translated from the exons atgctctcgaacacggcCACAGCTTTTACGAGAAACAGAAAGTTGACGGAACAAAGGTTGTTGTTACG GATGTCATCTCTTCCCCAACCTCGTCATGTGATCTGGGAGACAGAGGAGCTGGTGGCCTACCTCCACCCCCGGCCATGGACCCCAG GCACTACCATCCTGGAGCCGAAGACCCCCAGGGGCCCCGGTGAGGAACCAAGCCCAGCTCAGGGCAGTCTCTTCAGGCTGGGGGAGGGAGCCTACCTGGGGCTGCTGCTGGGGGCCAGGGCGGTGGGGGCCCTGCTGTGTGAGAGGCTGGGGGTGAAGAGATGTGCCCTGGTCTGCAGGCCCTGCCCAGACAGTCATAGTCCACCCCAG ATCCGGGTGCTGCCACTACACGGCCTGGACAGCGAGTGGCGCCCCCACCTGGCAGGAGACGAGCACTACACACACCACGACCCCGGCTACGTCACCTCTAAAAGCGGCCCTCGCTGGACTGACACATCCCTCCAGGAGATCCAGGCCGAGATCCGGGCCCAGCTCCCTGCCCCCGATGCCCTACCAAACCTCACCTTCCTGGGGGAAGACCCTTCGCACCCCGGCCTCTTCTCCCGGATCGTCCGTGGAGAAGAGCAGCAGTGGAGGGTGTGGGAGAATGAGGGACACGTGGCGTTCCTCACCCCCTTCCCCAACGCCCCCGGTCTCACTGTACTGGTCCCCCGTCGACCTCTGACCTCGGATATATTTAGACTCGAAGAGGCAGATTATACAAGTTTGGCACTTGCAACCCGGAAGGTGGCCAGGATTTTGGAGGAGGGGCTAGGAGCATGGGGGGTGGGGTTGATATTCGAGGGGTTTGAGATTGACTACGCTCATGCTAAATTGATACCTCTGCTCTCTCCGCCCTCCTCTCACCAGGTTGATGGgggctccaccaccaccaccagcagctcTCCACCTCCTCAGGCCCAGTTTAGTGCCACCTATCCTGGGTTCGTAACCTCGGAGGATGGCCCTGAGGCAAGCCTGGAGTGTTTGAAGGAGTTACAGGCCAAAATCACACAGTAA
- the atf4a gene encoding cyclic AMP-dependent transcription factor ATF-4 isoform X1 produces the protein MSLLSSQLALEDVGAQLLDNWFLTADPMGPRLDQDEEDDLPPSLSFSSSSSLSLSNSSASSLSPSFSLSPSPSHLSFSPPPPSFLVSSKAGSGVEDQLMPLTPWLEASELLDAHMGTNGCRDDAFSGMDWMAEKIDLSDFDLDSLIGSCCSDAPPSSPEELLASLETHMDLDLVHPFTVPIPAPREELLASLGSPLADLPPLVLPSLELPEEEVKDEVRGPVVTVQDQEVVVKSEPQSPAPLSPAPLSMGYTLELGSEVDVDVLEVETTDTPTTIIPEPSYRLQTTAPVVLSGHFVVVLSPKEEPTILPTSTLSSSASSSCDDQSDDSDSGIDSVSGSPPRHPSSSPSPSPSIAGSSRTKPYSKPDPKTTSPTTLSGKVKSVSGAPKVVEKKLKKMEQNKTAATRYRQKKKGEQEVLSAECSELEQRNRELAEKAEGISREIQYLRDLMEEVRSAKNRKKTAVSVA, from the exons ATGTCCCTGTTGAGTTCCCAACTGGCCTTGGAGGACGTTGGGGCCCAGTTACTGGACAACTGGTTTCTGACGGCTGACCCCATGGGGCCCCGTCTGGACCAAGATGAAGAGGATgatctacccccctctctctccttctcttcttccagctccctctctctctccaactcttctgcctcctccctctctccctcctttagtttgtctccttccccctcccatctctcgttctccccccctcctccctcgttCCTGGTGAGCAGCAAGGCCGGGTCCGGGGTAGAGGATCAACTGATGCCGTTGACTCCATGGCTGGAAGCTAGCGAGCTGCTCGATGCCCACATGGGAACAAACGGCTGCAGAG ATGATGCGTTTTCGGGCATGGACTGGATGGCTGAGAAGATAGACCTGAGTGATTTCGACCTGGACTCTCTGATTGGCTCCTGTTGTTCCGATGCCCCGCCCAGTTCCCCCGAGGAGCTCCTGGCCTCCCTGGAGACCCACATGGACCTAGACCTGGTACACCCTTTCACTGTCCCAATCCCTGCCCCACGCGAGGAGCTCCTGGCCTCCCTGGGCAGCCCTCTGGCCGACCTACCCCCTTTGGTTCTCCCCTCCCTGGAGCTCCCTGAAGAAGAGGTAAAGGATGAGGTCAGAGGTCCAGTGGTGACGGTTCAGGATCAAGAGGTTGTGGTGAAGTCTGAGCCACAGTCCCCAGCACCCCTTTCTCCGGCTCCCCTCTCCATGGGGTATACCCTCGAGCTGGGGAGCGAAGTGGACGTTGATGTCTTGGAAGTCGAGACCACCGACACTCCAACCACCATCATCCCGGAGCCCAGCTACCGCCTCCAGACCACCGCCCCTGTTGTCCTCTCCGGCCACTTCGTGGTGGTCCTCTCCCCTAAAGAGGAGCCAACCATCCTCCCCACATCAACCCTCTCTTCCTCAGCCTCCAGTAGCTGTGATGACCAGTCTGATGACAGCGATTCTGGCATCGACTCTGTATCTGGCTCCCCTCCTCGCCACCCAtcttcatccccctctccttctccctccatagCCGGGTCCTCCAGGACCAAACCCTACTCCAAACCCGACCCCAAGACTACATCCCCCACAACCCTCAGTGGCAAGGTCAAATCAGTATCCGGGGCACCCAAGGTCGTGGAGAAGAAACTCAAGAAGATGGAGCAGAACAAGACGGCGGCGACACGCTACCGACAGAAGAAGAAGGGCGAACAGGAAGTGCTGAGTGCAGAGTGTTCCGAGCTGGAGCAGAGGAACCGTGAGCTGGCAGAGAAGGCTGAAGGCATCAGCAGAGAGATCCAGTACCTCAGAGATCTGATGGAGGAGGTCCGCTCAGCCAAGAACAGGAAGAAGACCGCTGTTAGTGTGGCGTAG